The Candidatus Polarisedimenticolaceae bacterium DNA window GCGTTTCAAGAAATACCGTCGGTCCGGCGTTTCCGCAACCGAATTTGGCATCTATCGGGGCTTCTTCGACCTTCCAGTTCGGTTGTGGGCGAGCCGATTGATGAGAGAAGCCAGACAACCGGCGCCGTGGCCATTGTCGATGTTCACGACCGCAACCCCGGGTGCGCAGGCGTTGAGCATTGAGAGCAGAGCCGCGAACCCGCCCGCTCCGGCGCCGTACCCGACGCTCGTCGGCACGGCGATGACGGGAGCGTCGACGAGGCCGGCGACGACGGACGGAAGCGCGCCTTCCATCCCAGCGACGACGACGAGCACGTTCGAAGACGCCATCACCCGTTGATGCGCGAGGAGCCGATGGAGCCCTGCGACCCCGACGTCGTAGATGCGCCTCACGCGCTCGCCCATCGCCTCCGCGGTGATCGCCGCCTCCTCGGCGACGCCGATGTCGGTCGTGCCCGCGGTGAGCACGGCGACTCCGGGCCGCGCCTTGGACTTCGCGCGCGCGCCGAGCACGATCGTCCGGGCTTCCGGGTGATAACGCGCGGCGGGATGGCGCTCGCGAACCGCCGCGTAGGCGTCGGGGTGAGCGCGGGTGACCATGGCCGTCTGCCCTGCCGAGGCGAGGCGGTCGACGATCGACGCGATCTGCTCGGGGGACTTGCCCTGGCCGTACACGGTCTCGGGCAGGCCTCGTCTCAAAGCGCGATGCGTGTCGATCGTCGCGAAACCGAGATCGGTGGACGGGAAATGACGGAGACGCTCTTCCGCCTCGGCGACCGAGATCCGGCGCGCGCGCACGCCGGCAAGCAGCGTCCTGATCGCATCACGATCCATATCGTTTGCTAGGATAGCGCCTCATCGCGCTGCGACGCGGAGGGTCCCCGTGAGCCGTACCATCGCCGAACGCCGTTCTCATGCTCGTTTCCGCCATCAATTCGAGATCGAAGGCCCACGGGACGGCGCCGGCGCCGCCGCGCGCATGGTCGCGAGCGATCTATCGCTCGGCGGGCTGCAGTGCTCGTCCAGCCACGACTACCCCGAGATGACACGACTCGCCGTTCGCTTGCAGCTTCCGAGCGGCACGAGCGCGGAGCCGGTCGACCTCGAGGCGGTCGTCGTGCGCCGGCGCGAGCTGCCGGCCGCGGCGGGCGGTGGGCGCTACGAGCTGGCGCTCTTCTTCACCTCGATGAACGACGACGCGCGCGAGCGGTTGGCACGATTCCTCGCCCGCGCCACGACGAACTGACGCCAGACCGTTCTTGATTTCGCCGCGATGCCGCGGTGTAATGCGCGGAAGCGTTCACACCGTCACGAAGGGGGCCCCATGAACAAGAACGAGCTGATCGGGAAGATTGCGAGCGACGCCAACATCACGCGCACGGCCGCCGCGACGGCGATCGACGCGCTCGTCGAGGGCGTCACCTCCTCGCTCAAGAAGGGTCAGCGCGTCACGCTCATGGGGTTCGGGACGTTCGGCACGTCGAAGCGGAAGGCGCGCACCGGGCGGAACCCGCAGACCGGCGAGACGATCAAGATCAAGGCGAAGACCGCGGTCCGCT harbors:
- the larB gene encoding nickel pincer cofactor biosynthesis protein LarB → MDRDAIRTLLAGVRARRISVAEAEERLRHFPSTDLGFATIDTHRALRRGLPETVYGQGKSPEQIASIVDRLASAGQTAMVTRAHPDAYAAVRERHPAARYHPEARTIVLGARAKSKARPGVAVLTAGTTDIGVAEEAAITAEAMGERVRRIYDVGVAGLHRLLAHQRVMASSNVLVVVAGMEGALPSVVAGLVDAPVIAVPTSVGYGAGAGGFAALLSMLNACAPGVAVVNIDNGHGAGCLASLINRLAHNRTGRSKKPR
- a CDS encoding PilZ domain-containing protein; protein product: MSRTIAERRSHARFRHQFEIEGPRDGAGAAARMVASDLSLGGLQCSSSHDYPEMTRLAVRLQLPSGTSAEPVDLEAVVVRRRELPAAAGGGRYELALFFTSMNDDARERLARFLARATTN
- a CDS encoding HU family DNA-binding protein: MPRCNARKRSHRHEGGPMNKNELIGKIASDANITRTAAATAIDALVEGVTSSLKKGQRVTLMGFGTFGTSKRKARTGRNPQTGETIKIKAKTAVRFKAGKELDQTLNR